The Miscanthus floridulus cultivar M001 chromosome 17, ASM1932011v1, whole genome shotgun sequence genome has a window encoding:
- the LOC136516523 gene encoding cytochrome b5: MSKVFTLEDVAKHNSKEDCWLIIGGKVYDVTKFLEDHPGGDDVLLSSTGKDATDDFEDVGHSNTARAMMDEYLVGEIDASTIPSRTKYVPPKQPHYNQDKTPEFVIKILQFLVPLAILGLAVAIRMYTKSESA, encoded by the exons atgtCCAAGGTCTTCACCCTCGAGGACGTCGCCAAGCACAACTCCAAGGAGGATTGCTGGctcatcatcggcggcaag GTATATGATGTGACAAAGTTTTTGGAAGACCACCCAGGAGGTGATGATGTTTTGCTGTCCTCAACTG GCAAGGATGCAACTGATGATTTCGAGGATGTCGGGCACAGCAACACTGCCCGTGCGATGATGGATGAGTATTTAGTGGGTGAAATCGATGCATCGACGATCCCTTCTAGGACGAAGTATGTCCCCCCCAAGCAACCGCACTACAACCAGGACAAGACCCCCGAGTTTGTTATCAAGATCCTCCAGTTTTTGGTTCCCCTGGCAATCCTGGGCTTGGCTGTTGCCATTAGGATGTACACCAAGTCGGAGTCTGCTTAG